In Ptychodera flava strain L36383 chromosome 21, AS_Pfla_20210202, whole genome shotgun sequence, a genomic segment contains:
- the LOC139121831 gene encoding monocarboxylate transporter 13-like, with translation MAIRQKHEADAVVEGGLWGWLSVIGLFTALYFIRGTNVALGIFFVSFVEHFKEGAGKTSWVLSLAASLSWMIGPVSSAFAKKFGPRKVVTVGAALSVVSIFLSSFSSQLWQIIITLGFLNGLGYGILIPVSISFLAVHFRKRHPLASGLAFTGIGVGSMSLPSLIQLWIDTYWWRGALVVFSGASAHLLFSAAVLVMPPKAKKRKAFHDREDHTQEPQLVETANSVDDGVGGNQTESDQVSLKITTKTSQHCAPLRKLGTFMDCSIFQTNFMFDVYTICFFIFSIGQIISTVHLAPHLRETLLSNQKTASLLSFYGLGLIIGGPFWGLLISCFHLKGVSFMAFMMLLHGVTIALFPLASSVPAIIALLILLGFQRGGYSSQSNVAVRQIVDDAVFMTAIGWHMMFGSIGQLIGAPLSGYLRDYTGSYHYSFYAASAVIMLSGLVLGFSYFLLIRRQQKKQKTELTQNGEGAKTIERETTTAL, from the exons ATGGCTATTCGACAGAAACACGAAGCGGACGCGGTCGTAGAAGGCGGTCTTTGGGGCTGGTTATCAGTCATCGGTTTATTCACAGCTCTGTATTTTATAAGGGGCACAAACGTGGCTCTGGGTATTTTCTTCGTTTCTTTCGTGGAACATTTCAAAGAAGGCGCCGGAAAAACGTCATGGGTCCTGTCTTTAGCTGCAAGTTTGTCATGGATGATTG GTCCCGTTTCTTCCGCCTTTGCTAAAAAGTTTGGTCCACGGAAAGTGGTGACAGTTGGTGCAGCTTTGTCTGTCGTGTCGATCTTCCTGAGCTCGTTTTCTTCACAGCTATGGCAGATTATCATCACACTGGGATTTTTAAATG GTCTTGGATATGGTATACTGATTCCTGTGTCgatctcattccttgctgtGCACTTCAGGAAAAGGCATCCATTGGCGAGCGGACTTGCTTTCACAGGCATTGGTGTCGGCTCAATGTCGTTGCCTTCATTGATTCAACTGTGGATCGACACCTACTGGTGGAGGGGCGCCCTCGTTGTCTTCTCCGGAGCTTCTGCTCACCTCTTGTTCAGCGCAGCCGTACTTGTAATGCCGCCAAAAGCAAAGAAGCGGAAGGCTTTTCATGACAGGGAAGATCATACACAAGAACCGCAGCTCGTTGAAACGGCAAATAGCGTGGATGATGGCGTCGGTGGAAATCAAACTGAATCAGACCAAGTCTCGCTCAAGATCACAACGAAAACTTCACAACATTGTGCTCCACTGAGAAAACTCGGCACATTCATGGATTGTAGCATCTTTCAAACAAACTTCATGTTCGATGTGTACACGATTTGCTTCTTCATTTTCTCCATTGGGCAAATTATTTCGACGGTACACTTAGCCCCACATCTAAGGGAGACACTGCTATCAAACCAAAAAACCGCGTCGTTGCTGTCCTTTTATGGGCTTGGTCTCATCATAGGTGGACCATTCTGGGGACTTCTAATAAGTTGTTTCCATTTGAAGGGAGTCTCGTTCATGGCATTCATGATGCTGCTGCACGGCGTGACTATTGCGCTCTTCCCGTTGGCTTCATCCGTACCGGCAATCATAGCTCTCCTCATCTTGCTTGGCTTTCAGAGGGGTGGCTACTCCTCCCAGAGCAACGTCGCCGTCCGACAGATCGTAGACGATGCAGTTTTCATGACTGCCATCGGATGGCACATGATGTTCGGCAGTATCGGACAGTTAATTGGCGCCCCACTATCAG GTTATCTTCGAGATTACACGGGGAGTTACCATTACTCTTTTTACGCAGCGAGCGCCGTAATTATGCTCAGCGGTCTTGTCCTGGGTTTCTCCTATTTCTTGCTCATCAGAAGACAAcagaagaaacaaaaaacagaatTGACGCAAAACGGAGAAGGAGCAAAGACCATTGAGCGCGAAACCACGACAGCGCTGTAG